In Bicyclus anynana chromosome 1, ilBicAnyn1.1, whole genome shotgun sequence, a single window of DNA contains:
- the LOC112049623 gene encoding HEAT repeat-containing protein 3 isoform X1: MGKVRKRKPKPSKTVNNATANDAEEEELPVDNKENVIQTIIDQLQAADVEEKYCGLQTFAMLLESQESLEQMINRGLVKMVAPLLLDPASSVRNAAAGSLRNLSTVGHEMCDVLMEQDVMTSLIFYYHQYTESWIPDPTSKNKDDFDTFVQCTNLLLNLCESSELAVKYLGDSKILDIFPKYLDLSTFGVDIVTAVMQCLFVVVEDNPLATERVKNSSERQLKELLLLEDNDPSALLIKTLAGGVIINMCGGNISILPVDVMNQIIATLARTLSLDHRLACNQLSSNVPLSNAVGKVEPPKGKEGQVLENQIKSVLQVLDAQQSAIEIIANVCSCDDADDCMEGPESSDSDEPLDEDSCSNGEGVLLAEDRLPPELLEGLISLEIFDKVWARTQLPPENVLTILKEYEGTQLIYKKLHNLQTRALLCINNILLNLPIENLGGVSGVYKIWAAAGKLVFKQNSENLNLLESATAVMRAALDKIKLKSNEKGNESNLFSELALSDIELMLTGIRDCQEPEIRSNLIRMIGILALLLVSNLNETSSNVICTITDFILDQAHKENEVWVLAEAVDTLVDLYSEDETDLLAAKVKLVDKLAVLAPILKNKARQQKKLPKEYKVLVTTANSNLPRFIKYKKARLSKL; this comes from the exons atgggAAAAGTTAGAAAACGAAAACCAAAACCAAGCAAAACAGTAAACAATGCAACAGCTAATGATGCTGAGGAAGAAGAATTGCCGGTTGACAATAAAGAAAATGTGATTCAAACTATAATTGATCAGTTACAG GCTGCAGATGTCGAAGAAAAGTACTGTGGGCTGCAAACTTTTGCCATGCTACTCGAGAGTCAAGAGAGTCTGGAACAGATGATCAACAGGGGACTAGTGAAGATGGTGGCGCCACTGCTTCTCGACCCAGCCTCTTCAGTGAGAAATGCAGCTGCCGGCTCACTCAGGAATCTGTCCACAGTTGGTCATGAGATGTGTGATGTTTTGATGGAACAAGATGTTATGACTTCTTTGATATTTTACTATCATCAG TACACAGAGAGCTGGATACCAGACCCTACTTCCAAAAATAAAGATGATTTTGACACTTTTGTTCAGTGTACAAATCTTTTATTAAACTTATGTGAAAGTTCAG AATTAGCTGTAAAATATCTTGGGGATTCAAAAATATTAGACATATTTCCAAAATACTTGGACTTGAGCACATTTGGAGTTGACATTGTTACAGCAGTAATGCAATGTTTATTCGTAGTTGTTGAGGACAACCCATTAGCAACAGAAAGAGTTAAGAACTCCTCAGAAAGACAgctaaaagaattattattattagaagacAATGATCCTTCAgctttgttaataaaaacacttGCTGGTGGAGTTATTATTAACATGTGTGGCGGCAACATTTCCATTTTACCAGTTGACGTCATGAATCAAATAATTGCAACATTAGCGAGGACTTTGTCTTTGGATCACAGATTAGCTTGTAATCAGCTGTCGAGCAATGTGCCTTTGAGCAATGCAGTGGGCAAAGTAGAACCTCCTAAAGGCAAGGAAGGGCAGGTGTtggaaaatcaaataaaatctgTCCTTCAGGTCTTGGATGCTCAACAGAGTGCAATAGAAATTATTGCAAATGTCTGTTCttgtgatg ATGCAGATGACTGTATGGAAGGCCCTGAATCCTCGGACAGTGACGAACCATTAGATGAGGACAGCTGTAGTAACGGCGAAGGTGTACTGTTGGCTGAAGACAGACTACCACCAGAATTATTGGAAGGCCTAATTTCATTGGAAATATTCGACAAAGTTTGGGCCCGCACACAGTTACCTCCTGAAAATGTATTGACAATATTGAAAGAATATGAAGGAACacagttaatttataaaaa GTTGCACAACTTACAAACAAGAGCTCTGTTATGTATAAACAATATACTATTGAATCTACCGATAGAAAACCTTGGTGGTGTAAGTGGTGTGTATAAAATATGGGCAGCTGCGGGAAAACTCGTGTTCAAACAGAATTCTGAGAACTTAAATCTTTTGGAGTCCGCCACCGCTGTTATGAGAGCTGCATTAGACAAAATTAAGTTGAAAAGTAATGAAAAAGGAAATGAAAGTAATTTGTTCAGTGAATTGGCGTTATCTGACATTGAG ctTATGCTGACGGGAATCAGAGATTGTCAAGAGCCTGAAATAAGATCAAACCTCATCCGCATGATTGGCATATTAGCCTTACTGTTAGTGAGCAATCTTAATGAGACCTCCTCGAACGTGATTTGTACCATCACAGACTTCATACTAGATCAAGCACACAAAGAAAACGAAGTATGGGTTTTAGCTGAAGCAGTCGATACGTTGGTGGATTTGTATTCAGAAGATGAAACTGATTTGTTAGCTGCTAAGGTTAAACTGGTTGATAAGTTAGCAGTTCTGGCgcctattttaaaaaacaag gcAA
- the LOC112049623 gene encoding HEAT repeat-containing protein 3 isoform X2, with the protein MLLESQESLEQMINRGLVKMVAPLLLDPASSVRNAAAGSLRNLSTVGHEMCDVLMEQDVMTSLIFYYHQYTESWIPDPTSKNKDDFDTFVQCTNLLLNLCESSELAVKYLGDSKILDIFPKYLDLSTFGVDIVTAVMQCLFVVVEDNPLATERVKNSSERQLKELLLLEDNDPSALLIKTLAGGVIINMCGGNISILPVDVMNQIIATLARTLSLDHRLACNQLSSNVPLSNAVGKVEPPKGKEGQVLENQIKSVLQVLDAQQSAIEIIANVCSCDDADDCMEGPESSDSDEPLDEDSCSNGEGVLLAEDRLPPELLEGLISLEIFDKVWARTQLPPENVLTILKEYEGTQLIYKKLHNLQTRALLCINNILLNLPIENLGGVSGVYKIWAAAGKLVFKQNSENLNLLESATAVMRAALDKIKLKSNEKGNESNLFSELALSDIELMLTGIRDCQEPEIRSNLIRMIGILALLLVSNLNETSSNVICTITDFILDQAHKENEVWVLAEAVDTLVDLYSEDETDLLAAKVKLVDKLAVLAPILKNKARQQKKLPKEYKVLVTTANSNLPRFIKYKKARLSKL; encoded by the exons ATGCTACTCGAGAGTCAAGAGAGTCTGGAACAGATGATCAACAGGGGACTAGTGAAGATGGTGGCGCCACTGCTTCTCGACCCAGCCTCTTCAGTGAGAAATGCAGCTGCCGGCTCACTCAGGAATCTGTCCACAGTTGGTCATGAGATGTGTGATGTTTTGATGGAACAAGATGTTATGACTTCTTTGATATTTTACTATCATCAG TACACAGAGAGCTGGATACCAGACCCTACTTCCAAAAATAAAGATGATTTTGACACTTTTGTTCAGTGTACAAATCTTTTATTAAACTTATGTGAAAGTTCAG AATTAGCTGTAAAATATCTTGGGGATTCAAAAATATTAGACATATTTCCAAAATACTTGGACTTGAGCACATTTGGAGTTGACATTGTTACAGCAGTAATGCAATGTTTATTCGTAGTTGTTGAGGACAACCCATTAGCAACAGAAAGAGTTAAGAACTCCTCAGAAAGACAgctaaaagaattattattattagaagacAATGATCCTTCAgctttgttaataaaaacacttGCTGGTGGAGTTATTATTAACATGTGTGGCGGCAACATTTCCATTTTACCAGTTGACGTCATGAATCAAATAATTGCAACATTAGCGAGGACTTTGTCTTTGGATCACAGATTAGCTTGTAATCAGCTGTCGAGCAATGTGCCTTTGAGCAATGCAGTGGGCAAAGTAGAACCTCCTAAAGGCAAGGAAGGGCAGGTGTtggaaaatcaaataaaatctgTCCTTCAGGTCTTGGATGCTCAACAGAGTGCAATAGAAATTATTGCAAATGTCTGTTCttgtgatg ATGCAGATGACTGTATGGAAGGCCCTGAATCCTCGGACAGTGACGAACCATTAGATGAGGACAGCTGTAGTAACGGCGAAGGTGTACTGTTGGCTGAAGACAGACTACCACCAGAATTATTGGAAGGCCTAATTTCATTGGAAATATTCGACAAAGTTTGGGCCCGCACACAGTTACCTCCTGAAAATGTATTGACAATATTGAAAGAATATGAAGGAACacagttaatttataaaaa GTTGCACAACTTACAAACAAGAGCTCTGTTATGTATAAACAATATACTATTGAATCTACCGATAGAAAACCTTGGTGGTGTAAGTGGTGTGTATAAAATATGGGCAGCTGCGGGAAAACTCGTGTTCAAACAGAATTCTGAGAACTTAAATCTTTTGGAGTCCGCCACCGCTGTTATGAGAGCTGCATTAGACAAAATTAAGTTGAAAAGTAATGAAAAAGGAAATGAAAGTAATTTGTTCAGTGAATTGGCGTTATCTGACATTGAG ctTATGCTGACGGGAATCAGAGATTGTCAAGAGCCTGAAATAAGATCAAACCTCATCCGCATGATTGGCATATTAGCCTTACTGTTAGTGAGCAATCTTAATGAGACCTCCTCGAACGTGATTTGTACCATCACAGACTTCATACTAGATCAAGCACACAAAGAAAACGAAGTATGGGTTTTAGCTGAAGCAGTCGATACGTTGGTGGATTTGTATTCAGAAGATGAAACTGATTTGTTAGCTGCTAAGGTTAAACTGGTTGATAAGTTAGCAGTTCTGGCgcctattttaaaaaacaag gcAA